From Draconibacterium halophilum, one genomic window encodes:
- the hrpB gene encoding ATP-dependent helicase HrpB produces MHSKSEKLSFNPHNTNLPIVEVIGEVKQHLQKENTLIVHAPPGAGKSTVIPLVLLDEKWLNGQKIIMLEPRRLAARSIANRLAELLGEQVGKRVGYRIRFDSCVSKTTQLEVVTEGILTRMLQNDNALEGVGMVIFDEFHERSLFADVALALSHEAQQILRPDLRIMIMSATLNMPQLTQLLKAPSVVSEGRQYPVDIHYEGDNDLKLLPELTSRVVSKAVAKNEGDILVFLPGEAEIKNTEAILRSKHKGIAIHPLYGQLPPQKQFAAIMPSREGRRKIILATTIAETSLTIEGVKVVVDCGFSRTLKFNPNTGLSRLETVEITNDSADQRAGRAGRLGPGVCYRMWSKATHHRLNKHRTPEIEEADLASLALEMAKWGVDDIIKLTWLTPPPKGHVLQANELLEQLEAIENGKITEHGKAIHQLPCHPRLAHMLLLAQNNDLTALACDIAAILEERDPLNRDAGIDINLRIEALRRYRTGSLKNKRLKHIAKISAQYQKMLSVVEDNSPTDPFETGLLLAYAYPERIAHATPGNNAQFKLANGNIAAAGHEDDLAHEEWLSIASVNARDGVGRIFLASPLNPRDLAPMVKSVESINWDTKRGGFSAFSELRIGSIILQQKPLQDYNIDQKIKAISDAIKKEGAWLLNFNQEVEQWQNRINSLRIWDKNHEWPDVSTNLLLSTNNDWLSPYLADIKKPEDLKKIDLKKVLQHHLNYNLQQLLDKLAPERLQVPSGSNIKLKYGQAGEAPILEVRLQEVFGLLETPTVNNGNVKVLLHLLSPGFKPVQVTNDLKSFWNNTYFEVKKELKARYPKHHWPDNPLEAEPLRGVKNKRN; encoded by the coding sequence TTGCATTCTAAATCTGAGAAATTGAGTTTCAATCCACATAATACAAATTTACCTATCGTTGAAGTAATCGGCGAGGTAAAACAACACCTGCAAAAGGAAAATACCTTAATCGTTCACGCTCCTCCGGGTGCAGGGAAAAGCACTGTTATACCACTTGTTTTGCTTGATGAAAAATGGTTGAATGGCCAGAAGATCATAATGCTTGAACCACGGCGTTTGGCTGCACGAAGCATTGCAAACCGGCTGGCCGAACTTTTAGGCGAACAGGTTGGTAAACGCGTTGGTTACCGCATTCGTTTTGATAGTTGTGTGAGCAAAACCACACAACTTGAAGTGGTTACCGAAGGAATTCTCACTCGCATGCTACAAAATGATAATGCGCTGGAAGGAGTTGGCATGGTAATTTTCGATGAATTTCACGAACGGAGTTTGTTTGCCGATGTTGCTTTAGCTCTTTCGCACGAGGCGCAGCAAATTTTGCGTCCCGATCTGCGAATCATGATTATGTCAGCCACACTCAACATGCCGCAACTCACACAATTACTAAAAGCACCGTCGGTAGTTAGCGAAGGACGCCAATACCCTGTTGATATTCATTATGAAGGCGATAACGACCTGAAACTTCTTCCTGAGCTGACAAGTCGTGTTGTTTCAAAAGCAGTTGCCAAAAACGAAGGCGACATTTTGGTATTTCTGCCCGGCGAAGCAGAAATAAAAAACACAGAGGCCATTTTACGAAGCAAACACAAGGGAATTGCCATTCATCCGCTTTACGGACAGCTTCCGCCACAAAAACAATTTGCAGCGATTATGCCCAGCCGCGAAGGGCGAAGAAAAATCATCCTGGCAACTACCATCGCCGAAACCAGTTTAACCATTGAAGGTGTAAAAGTTGTTGTTGACTGTGGATTTAGCCGAACACTTAAATTTAATCCAAACACAGGTTTGTCGCGCCTCGAAACGGTGGAAATCACTAATGATTCGGCCGACCAAAGGGCCGGACGGGCAGGACGACTTGGCCCCGGTGTTTGTTACCGCATGTGGAGCAAAGCAACACATCACCGCTTAAATAAACACCGAACACCTGAAATTGAAGAAGCAGACCTGGCCTCTCTGGCACTGGAAATGGCAAAATGGGGTGTTGATGATATCATCAAACTTACCTGGCTAACTCCTCCACCAAAGGGTCATGTTTTGCAAGCCAACGAATTACTTGAGCAGCTGGAGGCAATTGAAAATGGTAAAATTACAGAACACGGGAAGGCTATTCATCAGTTACCTTGCCACCCACGCCTGGCGCACATGTTACTTTTGGCACAAAACAATGACCTTACAGCTTTAGCATGCGATATTGCGGCCATTTTAGAAGAACGAGATCCGTTGAACCGGGATGCAGGAATCGACATCAATCTACGAATCGAAGCCTTGCGCCGTTACCGCACCGGAAGTTTAAAAAACAAACGACTAAAACATATCGCCAAAATTTCAGCGCAGTATCAGAAGATGCTAAGTGTTGTTGAAGACAACTCTCCAACTGATCCCTTTGAAACAGGTTTACTGCTGGCTTATGCCTATCCGGAGCGCATTGCACACGCCACACCCGGTAATAATGCGCAGTTCAAACTGGCTAATGGGAATATAGCTGCCGCCGGGCACGAAGACGATCTTGCACACGAAGAATGGTTGTCAATCGCAAGTGTAAATGCCCGCGATGGCGTTGGCCGGATATTTTTAGCCTCACCGTTAAATCCGCGCGATCTTGCGCCGATGGTAAAATCGGTGGAATCCATTAACTGGGATACAAAAAGAGGTGGCTTTTCTGCCTTTTCCGAATTACGAATCGGAAGCATAATCCTTCAACAAAAACCATTGCAGGATTATAATATTGATCAAAAAATAAAGGCGATTTCTGATGCCATAAAAAAGGAAGGTGCCTGGTTGCTTAATTTTAATCAGGAAGTGGAGCAATGGCAAAACAGGATCAACAGTTTAAGGATCTGGGATAAAAACCATGAATGGCCCGATGTTAGTACAAACCTCCTGCTATCCACTAATAATGATTGGCTGTCTCCTTATCTGGCCGATATAAAAAAACCGGAAGATTTGAAAAAGATCGATCTTAAAAAGGTGCTTCAACATCATTTGAATTACAACCTGCAACAATTACTGGACAAGCTTGCACCGGAGCGACTACAAGTACCCAGCGGATCGAATATCAAACTTAAATATGGACAGGCAGGCGAAGCACCGATTTTGGAAGTTCGTTTGCAGGAAGTATTTGGCTTACTCGAAACACCAACCGTAAACAATGGAAATGTAAAAGTGCTACTTCATCTTTTATCGCCGGGATTTAAACCGGTGCAGGTTACCAACGATCTTAAAAGCTTTTGGAATAACACCTATTTTGAAGTAAAAAAAGAATTGAAAGCACGATACCCCAAACACCACTGGCCTGATAATCCACTGGAAGCTGAGCCATTACGGGGAGTGAAAAATAAGCGCAACTAA
- a CDS encoding exodeoxyribonuclease III: MKLISWNVNGIRAVAKKNFFEDFKLLDADILCLQETKAQDDQVAETLAPINDYHIYSNSAEKKGYSGTAILTKTEPISVSRDMGIDIHDTEGRVLCLEYESFYLINVYVPNSGSALKRLDYRQEWDLTFFNYLKELEKRKPVIICGDFNVAHRPIDLARPKPNYNKSAGFMQQEIDGMDRFTQGGLLDTFRHFYPDVTDKYSWWSYRAGARGKNVGWRIDYFLVSESFIPNVQKAYILNEVMGSDHCPVGIEIAV, translated from the coding sequence ATGAAACTCATATCATGGAATGTTAACGGAATACGTGCCGTTGCCAAAAAGAATTTTTTTGAAGATTTTAAACTACTGGATGCCGACATACTTTGCCTGCAGGAAACGAAAGCACAAGATGATCAGGTGGCTGAGACATTGGCTCCCATAAACGATTACCATATTTATTCGAACTCTGCAGAAAAGAAAGGCTATTCCGGAACAGCTATCTTAACAAAAACAGAACCGATAAGCGTTTCGCGCGATATGGGAATTGACATACACGATACAGAAGGCCGTGTATTGTGCCTGGAATATGAAAGTTTTTATTTGATAAATGTTTATGTACCCAACTCCGGCAGCGCACTAAAACGTTTAGATTATCGTCAGGAATGGGATCTGACATTTTTCAATTACCTAAAAGAACTGGAAAAACGCAAACCGGTTATAATTTGTGGCGATTTTAACGTGGCTCACCGCCCTATCGATCTGGCACGACCAAAACCAAACTACAATAAATCGGCAGGTTTTATGCAGCAGGAAATTGATGGAATGGATCGATTTACGCAAGGAGGACTGCTGGATACTTTCCGACATTTTTACCCCGATGTTACCGATAAATATTCGTGGTGGAGTTACCGAGCCGGAGCACGCGGAAAGAATGTAGGCTGGAGAATCGATTATTTCCTCGTTTCTGAAAGCTTTATTCCGAACGTACAAAAAGCATACATTTTGAACGAAGTTATGGGCTCCGACCATTGTCCGGTTGGGATAGAAATTGCCGTTTAA
- a CDS encoding OmpP1/FadL family transporter has protein sequence MKHFNVKTLLVFMAGLFISSQTFATDGYFSVGYGTINKGLAGAGIAFYQGSLINGNPAGNVFLGSKYQLGVNFFNPNRQYTVTGNPSGMEGTFGLMPGTIESDSKLFLMPSAGANWMISDNSSISAALFGNGGMNTDYPTATFYDPTSETTGVNLAQLFGNITYSTKLGEKHSIGVTAVLAYQYFEAKGLTAFGAFSSNPSALSGNGTDSGLGYGFKIGYLGQVADNFTIGLTYQSKVFMSEFDDYAGLFAEQGDFDIPSSWTAGFAWEFVDDFTVMADVKQIMFGDIKSIGNPMSNLNNAMMGDATSMLGGDNGAGFGWDNIMVYKIGFNYAGVDTWEFRAGLSIGDNPISESEVMFNILAPGVIENQVALGLSKEVGRSGNQFHLALNYAMNTSVEGANPLDPPSGQTIEIEMNQFELELGFSF, from the coding sequence ATGAAACACTTTAACGTAAAGACTTTATTGGTCTTCATGGCAGGTCTTTTTATTTCTTCGCAAACTTTTGCAACCGATGGTTATTTTAGCGTTGGCTACGGTACAATTAACAAAGGATTAGCTGGTGCCGGTATTGCATTTTACCAGGGATCGTTAATAAATGGCAACCCCGCAGGAAATGTATTTTTGGGATCGAAATACCAATTGGGAGTTAACTTCTTTAATCCGAACCGACAGTACACCGTTACAGGAAATCCATCAGGTATGGAAGGTACTTTTGGATTAATGCCCGGAACAATTGAAAGTGATAGCAAATTATTTCTTATGCCTTCGGCAGGTGCCAACTGGATGATTAGCGATAACTCAAGTATTTCAGCGGCTTTATTTGGAAATGGTGGAATGAACACCGATTATCCAACAGCTACATTTTACGATCCAACATCAGAAACTACAGGTGTAAACCTGGCACAGCTATTCGGAAATATAACTTATTCGACAAAATTAGGCGAGAAACATAGTATTGGTGTAACCGCCGTATTGGCCTATCAGTACTTCGAAGCTAAAGGGCTTACAGCTTTTGGTGCATTTTCTTCTAACCCATCTGCACTTTCAGGCAACGGTACTGATAGTGGTTTGGGTTACGGTTTTAAAATTGGCTACCTCGGACAAGTGGCTGATAATTTCACTATTGGTCTTACTTACCAGTCGAAAGTTTTCATGAGTGAATTTGACGATTACGCTGGTTTATTTGCCGAGCAAGGTGATTTTGATATCCCTTCTAGCTGGACAGCAGGTTTTGCATGGGAGTTTGTTGATGATTTCACAGTAATGGCCGATGTAAAACAAATTATGTTTGGCGATATAAAATCGATTGGAAATCCAATGTCAAATTTGAACAATGCAATGATGGGTGACGCAACCAGCATGTTAGGCGGAGATAATGGAGCAGGTTTTGGATGGGACAATATTATGGTTTACAAAATTGGTTTTAACTATGCTGGTGTTGACACCTGGGAATTCCGTGCAGGACTTTCAATTGGCGACAACCCAATTTCTGAATCAGAAGTGATGTTTAACATTCTTGCTCCTGGTGTTATTGAAAATCAAGTTGCACTGGGTCTTTCAAAAGAAGTTGGACGAAGTGGCAACCAATTCCACCTGGCTTTAAACTATGCCATGAACACCAGTGTGGAAGGTGCAAATCCACTGGATCCTCCATCAGGACAAACCATTGAGATTGAAATGAACCAGTTCGAACTGGAACTGGGATTCTCGTTCTAA